A genomic segment from Triticum dicoccoides isolate Atlit2015 ecotype Zavitan chromosome 1A, WEW_v2.0, whole genome shotgun sequence encodes:
- the LOC119280515 gene encoding FT-interacting protein 3-like — MKGAMQPRPFMMHGPGGPMAPPQQQFGLTETRPPLAAMLRPRFNIPGLNPSAAAASAAGKISSTYDLVEPMRFLYVHVVKARDLPAVSPTGSIDPFVEVKLGNFKGTTAVLAGHHSPSWHQVFAFSATHLQSHLLEVAVKAKDLAGGDDMVGRIGFDLSEVPVRVPPDSPLAPQWYRLDGKRGEKLHHGEIMLSVWLGTQADEAFPEAWHSDAHGAAGPSAVASTRAKVYFSPKLVYLRVAAIGAQDLVPHDTSRPMNASVKLQLAGQVRRTRPGGPPGSPNPMWNEEFMFVASEPFDEPLLVTVEDRVGPGRDEPLGRIMLPLNAAMPRHDHFGKPVEPRWYSLARPSDDGEKKEGKFASKIQLRMSLDFGYHVLDESTYYSSDLQPSSKHTRKPSIGILEVGVLGARNLIPMKAKDGRSTDAYCVAKYGPKWVRTRTIMNTLNPQWNEQYTWEVFDPCTVITVVVFDNSQIGSKSGDARDESIGKVRIRLSTLETDRVYTHFYPLLALKPSGLKKTGELHLAVRFTCTAWVNMMAMYGRPLLPKMHYSQPISVMQLDYLRHQAMQIVSARLSRAEPPLRREVVEYTLDVGSHMFSLRRSKANFYRITSLFCGFASMAKWYDGIRSWRNPITTMLVHMLFLILICYPELILPTIFLYMFMIGLWNYRFRSRHPPHMDTKLSQAEFTHPDELDEEFDTFPSNRPADIVRLRYDRLRSVGGRVQTVVGDLATQGERAHALLSWRDPRATAIFIFLSLVVAIVLYVTPFQVLLVITMLYLLRHPRFRSRMPSVPFNFYRRLPAKSDSLI, encoded by the coding sequence ATGAAGGGAGCAATGCAGCCGCGGCCGTTCATGATGCACGGGCCGGGGGGCCCGATGGCGCCGCCGCAGCAGCAGTTCGGGCTGACGGAGACGCGCCCGCCGCTGGCCGCCATGCTGCGGCCCCGCTTCAACATCCCGGGCCTcaacccctccgccgccgccgccagcgccgccggcaAGATCTCCTCCACCTACGACCTCGTCGAGCCGATGCGCTTCCTCTACGTGCACGTCGTCAAGGCGCGGGACCTCCCCGCCGTCTCCCCCACCGGCTCCATCGACCCCTTCGTCGAGGTCAAGCTCGGCAACTTCAAGGGCACCACCGCCGTCCTCGCCGGCCACCACAGCCCCTCCTGGCACCAGGTCTTCGCCTTCTCCGCCACGCACCTCCAGTCGCATCTGCTCGAGGTCGCCGTCAAGGCCAAGGATCTCGCCGGCGGCGACGACATGGTCGGCCGCATAGGGTTCGACCTCTCCGAGGTGCCCGTCCGCGTGCCGCCGGACTCCCCGCTGGCGCCCCAGTGGTACAGGCTCGACGGCAAGCGCGGGGAGAAGCTCCACCACGGCGAGATCATGCTGTCCGTCTGGCTCGGGACCCAGGCCGACGAGGCCTTCCCGGAGGCCTGGCATTCCGACGCGCACGGGGCGGCTGGCCCGTCGGCCGTCGCCTCCACGCGCGCCAAGGTATACTTCTCGCCCAAGCTCGTGTACCTCCGCGTCGCCGCCATCGGGGCGCAGGACCTCGTGCCCCACGACACGTCGCGCCCCATGAACGCCTCCGTCAAGCTGCAGCTGGCCGGGCAGGTGCGGCGCACGCGCCCGGGCGGGCCGCCGGGTTCGCCCAACCCGATGTGGAACGAGGAGTTCATGTTTGTCGCGTCGGAGCCGTTCGACGAGCCCCTGCTCGTCACCGTGGAGGACCGCGTCGGGCCGGGCCGCGACGAGCCGCTCGGGCGCATTATGCTGCCCCTCAACGCCGCAATGCCGCGCCATGACCACTTCGGCAAGCCCGTGGAGCCGCGCTGGTACAGCCTTGCGCGCCCCAGCGACGACGGCGAGAAGAAGGAGGGCAAGTTCGCGAGCAAGATACAGCTTCGGATGTCGCTGGACTTTGGGTACCATGTTCTTGACGAGTCGACCTACTACAGCAGTGATCTCCAGCCATCATCAAAGCACACCCGGAAGCCGAGCATTGGGATCCTTGAGGTGGGTGTTCTTGGTGCACGCAACTTGATACCAATGAAGGCCAAGGATGGTCGCAGCACCGACGCCTACTGCGTTGCCAAGTATGGTCCGAAATGGGTGCGCACAAGAACCATCATGAACACGCTGAATCCCCAGTGGAATGAGCAGTATACCTGGGAGGTGTTTGATCCATGCACCGTGATCACGGTGGTGGTGTTTGACAATAGCCAGATTGGGAGCAAGAGTGGTGATGCCCGGGATGAAAGCATTGGCAAGGTCAGAATTCGTCTCTCGACACTGGAGACTGACCGGGTGTACACCCATTTCTATCCTTTGCTTGCTCTTAAGCCAAGTGGCCTCAAGAAGACCGGTGAGCTGCATTTGGCCGTGCGGTTTACATGCACGGCATGGGTGAACATGATGGCAATGTATGGCCGTCCGCTGCTGCCGAAGATGCACTACTCACAACCAATATCAGTGATGCAATTGGACTACCTGAGGCACCAGGCGATGCAGATTGTTTCGGCAAGGCTTAGCCGTGCTGAGCCACCACTGCGCAGGGAGGTGGTCGAGTACACGCTCGATGTGGGCTCGCACATGTTTAGCCTCCGGCGCAGCAAGGCCAACTTCTATCGCATCACCTCTCTGTTCTGTGGCTTTGCCTCAATGGCCAAGTGGTATGATGGCATCAGGAGCTGGCGAAACCCGATCACAACAATGCTGGTGCACATGTTGTTCCTGATACTGATCTGCTACCCGGAGCTCATCCTGCCTACCATCTTCCTCTACATGTTTATGATCGGACTGTGGAACTATCGCTTCCGGTCAAGGCACCCACCACACATGGATACCAAGCTATCGCAGGCTGAGTTCACACACCCTGATGAGCTTGATGAGGAGTTTGACACATTCCCATCCAACAGGCCAGCTGACATTGTAAGGTTGCGCTACGACAGGCTGAGGAGTGTTGGAGGTCGTGTGCAGACGGTGGTCGGGGACCTGGCGACGCAAGGTGAGAGAGCCCATGCGTTGCTGAGCTGGAGGGACCCCCGTGCCACCGCCATCTTCATATTCTTGTCCCTGGTGGTGGCCATTGTGCTGTATGTGACGCCGTTCCAGGTTTTGCTGGTCATCACCATGCTCTACTTGCTGCGCCATCCCCGGTTCCGCAGCAGGATGCCCTCTGTGCCGTTCAACTTCTACAGAAGATTGCCTGCCAAGTCCGATTCGCTTATTTGA